The Toxorhynchites rutilus septentrionalis strain SRP chromosome 3, ASM2978413v1, whole genome shotgun sequence genome includes a region encoding these proteins:
- the LOC129778803 gene encoding CDC42 small effector protein homolog, translating into MASTGDIWLQWFSCCFQQPQSPRRRRHHQRLRIDRSMIGNPTNFVHTGHIGSNDVELTTNHLSAIQNQMQSKGGYETNSLRLQAC; encoded by the exons ATGGCCAGCACTGGCGATATTTGGCTGCAGTGGTTTTCTTGTTGCTTCCAGCAGCCGCAGAGCCCGAGGCGACGCCGGCATCACCAGCGGCTGCGGATAGACCGATCGATGATCGGAAATCCCACCAACTTTGTGCACACAG GCCATATCGGATCGAACGACGTGGAGCTTACAACGAATCATCTCTCGGCGATCCAGAACCAGATGCAGAGTAAAGGCGGCTACGAAACGAACTCGCTGAGATTGCAG GCCTGCTGA